One stretch of Thermoanaerobacterales bacterium DNA includes these proteins:
- a CDS encoding LCP family protein: MRKIRSWPRLAAIVLAVAVAGSGIYWAAANVILPLFFPAFGVSDNAGGDEDGFPRGRMNLLVLGVDARKGETVTRSDTIMFISAEPRQHRVSILSIPRDTRVEIPGHGWDKINAATALGGAELAQKTVSGFLDVPIDYYVLTNFEGFKKLVDILGGVTLDVEQDMQHREGDGYVIDLKKGVQRLDGEKALQYVRYRGYAMGDITRAEKQQKFLKALAQELVQSRNITKLPKLVPQLQECVETNMSVREMARWAGVARKMDDVQMVASTLPGYPLSINGASYWYVDPARARQAAAQLMDGVALASAVEEPPAGADVPQPKSEPQPRQPSPPPQETLPPSQQEPAPGEPGKKPGQDGNGGQNGQEPGDVEVIITPEPPQQPPEGGGQNPPPQDQGDLITLPPL, encoded by the coding sequence ATGCGCAAGATTCGTAGCTGGCCCCGGCTGGCGGCCATTGTCCTGGCCGTGGCCGTTGCCGGGTCCGGCATATACTGGGCGGCGGCCAACGTCATTCTGCCGTTGTTCTTCCCGGCTTTCGGGGTTTCCGACAACGCCGGCGGCGATGAGGACGGATTCCCGCGGGGGCGGATGAACCTCCTGGTCCTGGGGGTTGACGCGCGGAAGGGCGAGACCGTAACGCGGAGCGACACGATCATGTTCATCAGCGCCGAGCCCCGCCAGCACCGGGTTTCGATCCTCTCCATCCCCCGTGATACGCGGGTGGAGATCCCCGGGCACGGCTGGGATAAGATCAACGCCGCCACGGCGCTGGGGGGGGCGGAGCTGGCGCAGAAGACCGTTTCCGGGTTCCTTGACGTACCCATCGATTACTATGTGCTGACCAACTTCGAGGGCTTCAAGAAGCTCGTGGATATCCTGGGCGGAGTGACCCTTGACGTGGAGCAGGATATGCAACACCGCGAGGGCGACGGCTACGTCATCGACCTGAAGAAGGGCGTGCAGCGGCTGGACGGCGAGAAGGCGCTGCAGTACGTGCGCTACCGCGGGTACGCGATGGGGGACATCACCCGCGCCGAGAAGCAGCAGAAGTTCCTGAAGGCCCTGGCGCAGGAGTTGGTCCAGAGCCGGAACATCACCAAGCTGCCGAAGCTGGTGCCCCAACTGCAGGAGTGCGTGGAGACGAACATGAGCGTCCGGGAGATGGCCCGCTGGGCCGGCGTGGCCCGCAAGATGGATGACGTGCAGATGGTGGCCTCGACCCTGCCGGGGTATCCCCTGAGCATCAACGGGGCGAGCTACTGGTACGTCGACCCGGCACGGGCGCGGCAGGCGGCGGCGCAGCTGATGGACGGGGTGGCCCTGGCGAGCGCCGTCGAGGAGCCGCCCGCGGGCGCCGATGTCCCGCAGCCGAAGTCCGAGCCGCAGCCTCGACAGCCATCCCCGCCGCCGCAGGAGACCCTGCCGCCGTCCCAGCAGGAGCCGGCGCCGGGTGAGCCGGGCAAGAAGCCGGGCCAGGACGGAAACGGCGGCCAGAACGGGCAGGAGCCCGGGGACGTCGAGGTGATCATCACCCCCGAGCCGCCGCAGCAGCCGCCGGAGGGCGGAGGGCAGAACCCTCCCCCGCAGGACCAGGGTGACCTGATCACCCTGCCACCGCTCTAA
- a CDS encoding DUF5693 family protein — MRQPWYRTVTLLILIIAVCAAGYLAWQRHVLETRFRTVEVALIYDEVAKTAALGRMSIDETLARFKDAGVTTVLFKEPSVDDARLAGMFEVRQGAELLADPRFQLWAGRIGPLDTCLIARDETTIGRLRTQFSFKIPAARAFYHAGGLFVLDIPAPYSQVKDLGVGFDPAALAAVERAGLRIVPQVRTWPGTTPAGLERFGRYLAEIPNLSAVAFNDKTIPGFPVGLGDLARALEGLDVPVVSIEFAPQAGVWNLGARLSKRVVLAHTISEGEMEKYTIPRALDRYTLAAAERNVRLLLVRLFFVPERQTDLVGQNLDFIGALAGRLRNEGLALGPASSLPPWHYPRVLPLLAGLGVVAGGVLLLERFGAGRWAYILGAAAGAAWAPAFAAGIGPAVKLAALGAVVVFPALGVIALVPARGLGLGQSLGRLVLIVGTALIGSLFVVALLGGTKYMLKLDAFSGVKLAYALPLALVAAYFAFPPDRRGEWWARGAAFLNQPVRVVWALAGAVLAAAAAIYILRTGNDAQALISPLELKVRALLDQVLLVRPRTKEFALGYPLLLLLLRRGYRNDRYLPLAVLAAIGPVSAASTFLHLHTPLAVSLLRTFNGLWLGALIGLGLIAAWMLGERLWARLETPARRKD, encoded by the coding sequence GTGCGCCAGCCGTGGTACCGGACTGTCACTCTCCTTATCCTTATCATCGCTGTCTGTGCCGCCGGGTACCTGGCCTGGCAACGGCACGTCCTGGAAACCCGCTTCCGCACCGTCGAGGTCGCCCTCATCTACGACGAGGTCGCGAAGACGGCTGCCCTGGGACGGATGTCGATCGACGAGACCCTGGCGCGCTTCAAGGACGCCGGGGTGACCACCGTCCTCTTCAAGGAGCCCTCGGTGGATGATGCACGGCTGGCCGGAATGTTCGAGGTCCGGCAGGGCGCCGAGCTGCTGGCCGACCCCCGGTTTCAGCTCTGGGCGGGCCGTATCGGTCCCCTCGACACCTGCCTGATCGCCCGCGACGAGACCACCATCGGGCGCCTGCGCACCCAATTCAGCTTCAAGATTCCCGCCGCCCGGGCTTTCTACCACGCGGGCGGCCTCTTCGTCCTGGATATCCCGGCCCCGTACAGCCAGGTGAAGGACCTCGGGGTGGGCTTCGACCCCGCCGCCCTGGCGGCCGTGGAGCGCGCCGGGCTGCGGATCGTGCCCCAGGTGCGGACCTGGCCCGGAACCACTCCCGCCGGCCTGGAGAGGTTCGGGCGTTACCTGGCGGAAATCCCCAACCTCTCGGCGGTGGCCTTTAATGATAAGACTATCCCCGGCTTCCCGGTCGGGCTTGGCGACCTGGCGCGGGCACTGGAGGGCCTGGACGTGCCTGTTGTCTCCATCGAGTTCGCCCCCCAGGCCGGGGTCTGGAACCTCGGCGCCCGCCTTTCCAAGAGGGTAGTCCTGGCCCACACCATCTCCGAGGGGGAGATGGAGAAGTACACCATCCCCCGTGCTCTGGACCGTTATACCCTGGCCGCCGCGGAGCGGAACGTCCGGCTCCTGCTGGTGCGCCTCTTCTTCGTCCCCGAGCGCCAGACCGACCTGGTGGGACAGAACCTGGACTTCATCGGCGCTCTGGCCGGGCGGCTGCGGAACGAGGGTCTGGCCCTCGGGCCGGCCTCCTCGTTGCCTCCGTGGCATTATCCGCGCGTCCTGCCGCTGCTGGCCGGGCTGGGTGTCGTCGCCGGCGGCGTGCTGCTCCTGGAGCGGTTCGGCGCCGGGCGGTGGGCCTACATCCTCGGCGCCGCGGCCGGCGCGGCGTGGGCGCCGGCCTTCGCCGCCGGGATCGGCCCGGCGGTAAAGCTGGCCGCCCTGGGGGCGGTTGTGGTCTTTCCCGCCCTGGGCGTTATCGCGCTGGTCCCGGCGCGGGGCCTGGGGCTTGGGCAGAGCCTGGGCCGGCTGGTCCTGATCGTCGGCACGGCGCTCATCGGGTCCTTGTTCGTGGTCGCCCTCCTTGGGGGTACAAAGTATATGTTGAAGCTCGATGCCTTCTCGGGGGTCAAGCTGGCCTACGCCCTGCCCCTGGCGCTGGTGGCCGCCTATTTCGCCTTTCCCCCGGACCGCCGGGGCGAATGGTGGGCCCGCGGCGCGGCTTTCCTGAACCAGCCGGTCAGGGTGGTTTGGGCCCTGGCGGGCGCCGTGCTGGCCGCCGCGGCGGCGATCTACATCCTGCGTACCGGGAACGACGCCCAGGCCCTCATCTCGCCGCTGGAGCTGAAGGTCCGCGCCCTGCTGGACCAGGTGCTCCTGGTGCGGCCGCGGACGAAGGAGTTCGCCCTGGGCTACCCGCTGCTCCTGCTGCTGCTCCGGCGGGGCTACCGGAACGACCGCTACCTGCCCCTGGCGGTGCTGGCCGCCATCGGGCCGGTTTCGGCGGCGAGCACCTTCCTGCACCTGCACACCCCGCTGGCGGTGTCCCTGCTGCGAACCTTCAACGGGCTGTGGCTCGGGGCGCTCATCGGGCTGGGCCTGATCGCGGCATGGATGCTCGGCGAGCGCCTGTGGGCGCGCCTTGAGACGCCCGCCCGCCGGAAAGACTAG
- the fabZ gene encoding 3-hydroxyacyl-ACP dehydratase FabZ, which yields MLDINGIKKILPHRYPFLLVDRILELEPGKRGVGIKNVTVNEPFFQGHYPGHPVMPGVLIVEALAQVGGVVVLSLPGFEGALPLFAGIDGARFRRQVVPGDQLRLEVELVRLRGTVGKGRGRALVDGETAAEAELLFAITKGS from the coding sequence ATGCTGGACATCAACGGTATCAAGAAGATCCTGCCCCACCGCTACCCCTTCCTGCTGGTGGACCGCATCCTGGAGCTGGAGCCCGGGAAGCGGGGCGTGGGGATCAAGAACGTGACGGTGAACGAGCCCTTCTTCCAGGGGCACTATCCGGGCCACCCGGTGATGCCGGGGGTGCTGATCGTCGAGGCCCTGGCCCAGGTCGGGGGCGTGGTGGTGCTGAGCCTGCCGGGGTTCGAGGGGGCCCTGCCGCTCTTCGCCGGGATCGACGGCGCGCGCTTCCGCCGGCAGGTGGTGCCGGGCGACCAACTGCGGCTGGAGGTCGAGTTGGTGCGCCTGCGCGGGACGGTGGGCAAAGGCCGGGGCCGGGCGCTGGTCGACGGCGAGACGGCGGCCGAGGCCGAGTTATTATTTGCCATCACAAAGGGGAGTTAG
- a CDS encoding MraY family glycosyltransferase, with protein MAGFLLPLVGACTLGLLLTPWAGRLARHIGAIDRPDRRKVHTEPMPRLGGLAVYAAFTLTVLLTQPLSRELLGLLLGASLIVAVGLLDDARGLPPRVKLAGQVLAALAVIPFGLQVQFVTDPLHGGMLSLGWWGIPLTVFWLVAVTNAVNLIDGLDGLAAGTAIIAAVTLALVSWTEGEAAAVAVAAVLAAATLGFLRYNFHPARVFLGDTGSMFLGFVLAGTAIMGLAKSATAVSVLVPIVVLGLPLFDTAFAILRRARNHRPIFYPDKGHLHHRLLRIGLSHRGAVLVVYGVDVVLGASAVVLTLLSTDQAMLLLAILATVLIALANRVGVLGRDWTRAPDTMEATKRSGM; from the coding sequence TTGGCAGGTTTTCTGCTGCCACTGGTAGGCGCCTGCACGCTGGGTCTTTTGCTGACCCCATGGGCCGGGCGCCTGGCGCGGCACATCGGCGCCATCGACCGGCCCGACCGGCGGAAGGTCCACACGGAGCCCATGCCCCGCCTGGGCGGGCTGGCGGTCTACGCCGCTTTCACGCTGACGGTGCTCCTTACGCAGCCCCTCAGCCGCGAGCTGCTGGGCCTGCTGCTCGGCGCCAGCCTGATCGTGGCCGTCGGCCTCCTGGACGACGCCCGCGGCCTGCCCCCGCGGGTCAAGCTGGCCGGGCAGGTGCTGGCGGCGCTGGCAGTGATCCCCTTCGGCCTCCAGGTGCAGTTCGTCACCGATCCCCTGCACGGGGGAATGCTCTCCCTGGGCTGGTGGGGGATCCCGTTGACCGTCTTTTGGCTGGTGGCCGTCACCAACGCCGTGAACCTGATCGACGGGCTGGACGGCCTCGCCGCCGGCACGGCGATCATCGCCGCGGTGACGCTGGCCCTGGTGTCCTGGACGGAGGGGGAGGCCGCGGCGGTGGCCGTGGCCGCCGTCCTGGCTGCGGCGACGCTGGGCTTCCTGCGCTACAACTTCCACCCGGCGCGGGTCTTCCTCGGCGACACCGGCTCGATGTTCCTGGGGTTTGTCCTGGCCGGCACGGCCATCATGGGCCTGGCGAAGAGCGCCACGGCCGTCTCGGTGCTGGTGCCGATCGTCGTGCTGGGCCTCCCGCTCTTCGACACGGCGTTCGCCATCCTGCGGCGCGCGCGCAACCACCGGCCGATCTTCTACCCCGACAAGGGGCACCTGCACCACCGCCTGCTGCGGATCGGGCTGTCACACCGGGGGGCGGTCCTGGTCGTCTACGGCGTCGACGTGGTCTTGGGCGCCAGCGCGGTGGTCCTGACGCTCCTCAGTACGGACCAGGCCATGTTGCTCCTGGCCATCCTGGCGACGGTGCTGATCGCCCTCGCCAACCGGGTCGGGGTGCTGGGACGGGACTGGACACGAGCGCCCGACACAATGGAAGCCACCAAGCGCTCCGGAATGTAG
- the galU gene encoding UTP--glucose-1-phosphate uridylyltransferase GalU, whose protein sequence is MALPVRKAVIPAAGLGVRFLPATKAQPKEMIPIIDKPTIQYIVEEALAAGITDILIITGRGKRAIENHFDRSFELELFLAGRGKDEQLAEIRRISEMADIFYVRQKEPRGLGHAVACARAFVGNEPFAVMLGDDVVRAEVPCLKQMLAVYERLGAPVIAVEEVPEPDVEKYGVIRGEKVEPALWRVTDLVEKPRREEAPSRMAIIGRYILPPEIFPLLDRTPPGAGGEIQLTDALRALVREQPLYGYAFSGRRYDVGSNLGFLRATVEFALERDDLREPFLAYLRDLAALRRS, encoded by the coding sequence ATGGCGTTACCTGTCAGAAAGGCGGTCATCCCCGCGGCCGGCCTTGGGGTGCGTTTTCTGCCGGCCACTAAGGCCCAGCCGAAGGAAATGATCCCGATCATCGATAAGCCGACCATCCAGTACATCGTTGAAGAGGCCCTGGCAGCAGGTATCACGGACATCCTGATCATCACCGGCCGGGGCAAGAGGGCCATCGAGAACCACTTCGACCGCTCCTTTGAACTGGAACTGTTCCTGGCCGGCCGCGGCAAGGACGAGCAACTGGCCGAGATCCGCCGCATCAGCGAGATGGCCGATATCTTTTACGTCCGGCAGAAGGAGCCCCGCGGCCTCGGCCACGCCGTCGCCTGCGCGCGCGCCTTTGTGGGCAACGAGCCCTTCGCCGTGATGCTGGGCGACGACGTCGTCCGCGCCGAGGTGCCCTGCCTGAAGCAGATGCTGGCGGTCTACGAGCGCCTCGGGGCGCCGGTGATCGCCGTTGAGGAGGTCCCGGAGCCGGACGTCGAGAAGTACGGCGTCATCCGGGGGGAGAAGGTCGAGCCCGCGCTGTGGCGGGTTACCGACCTGGTCGAGAAGCCGCGGCGGGAGGAGGCGCCCTCGCGGATGGCCATTATCGGCCGCTACATCCTGCCCCCGGAGATCTTTCCCCTGCTGGACCGGACCCCGCCCGGGGCCGGGGGAGAGATCCAACTCACCGACGCGCTGCGGGCGTTGGTTCGCGAGCAGCCCCTCTACGGCTACGCCTTCAGCGGCCGGCGCTACGACGTCGGTTCCAACCTCGGTTTCCTAAGAGCCACGGTGGAGTTCGCCCTGGAGCGGGATGACCTGCGGGAGCCGTTTTTGGCCTACCTGCGGGATCTCGCTGCGTTGAGAAGGTCCTGA
- a CDS encoding NAD-dependent epimerase/dehydratase family protein: MRALVTGGAGFIGSHLVDALVTEGAEVLVLDDLSRGRESFVNPGASLVRADLAGPEAGEAVLRFAPEVVFHLAAQASVPMSLADPAADARTNVLGTLNLLEACRRAGTRKVVYASSAAVYGDPRYLPVDEQHPLSPLSPYGVSKYTVELYLGVYHAVHGLEWTALRYANVYGPRQDALGEGGVVAVFVERLRRGEPLDVFGDGEQTRDFVFVGDVVRANLAAARAGSGRALNVGTGRATSVNTLVARFSALAGRPLEVRYLPPRAGDIRHSYLADGEARRALGWEPAVDLTAGLKMILRDR; encoded by the coding sequence ATGCGCGCCCTTGTCACCGGGGGGGCCGGTTTTATTGGCTCCCACCTGGTGGACGCCCTGGTGACGGAAGGGGCGGAGGTGCTCGTTCTTGACGACCTTTCCCGCGGCCGGGAAAGCTTCGTCAACCCGGGGGCGTCCCTCGTGCGGGCCGACCTCGCCGGACCCGAGGCGGGGGAGGCCGTCCTGCGCTTCGCCCCGGAGGTCGTCTTCCACCTCGCGGCGCAGGCCAGCGTGCCCATGTCGCTGGCCGACCCCGCGGCCGACGCCCGGACGAACGTCCTCGGCACCCTCAACCTGCTCGAGGCCTGCCGCCGGGCGGGGACGCGCAAGGTGGTCTACGCCTCGTCGGCCGCCGTGTACGGTGACCCCCGCTACCTTCCCGTCGACGAACAGCATCCCCTGTCCCCTCTCTCCCCCTACGGCGTATCCAAGTACACGGTCGAGCTGTACCTGGGCGTTTACCATGCCGTCCACGGGCTGGAGTGGACCGCCCTGCGCTACGCCAATGTCTACGGCCCGCGCCAGGACGCGCTGGGTGAGGGAGGCGTGGTGGCCGTTTTTGTGGAGCGGCTGCGGCGCGGGGAGCCGCTGGACGTGTTCGGGGACGGGGAGCAGACGCGGGACTTCGTCTTTGTCGGGGATGTCGTACGGGCCAACCTGGCCGCCGCGCGGGCCGGGTCCGGGCGGGCGCTCAACGTCGGCACCGGCCGGGCGACCAGCGTCAACACCCTGGTCGCGCGGTTCTCGGCGCTGGCCGGGCGGCCCCTTGAAGTGCGTTACCTTCCGCCCCGGGCGGGGGACATCCGCCACAGCTACCTGGCCGACGGCGAGGCCCGCCGCGCCCTGGGTTGGGAGCCGGCGGTGGATCTGACGGCCGGTTTAAAGATGATACTGAGAGACCGCTGA
- a CDS encoding phosphoglucomutase/phosphomannomutase family protein, with translation MAGISFGTDGWRGIMAADFTFANVRLVAQAIADHVLERYPGGDGRRVVIGYDHRFLSEHFAEAAAEVFAGRGLQVLLGERAMPTPVTAFTVVHCGAAGAVMLTASHNPPEYNGIKWIPEYGGPALPEVTREIEAQIRRREAGGAAEPGKPADGRRRPPRIDPRAAYGEHVRGLVDGEAIGRAGLSVVVDPLWGAGTGYLESILGEMGVRVRALHNYRDPLFGGSLPDPSEARLGALRERVLASGADLGLGLDGDADRLGIIDRDGSFISPNQLLALVYYHLLEARGERGPAARTVATTHMLDRLAEAHGTRVVETPVGFKYIGQSLMDRGCIVGGEESGGLSIRGHVPEKDGILAGLLAAEIAAVHRKGLGELMRDIHARLGPLYSGRRDVRTTPEKKKEVLERLTGLRPERLAGRTVRGRLDIDGLKLLLDDGAWVLVRASGTEPVFRIYAEAPAREGVAEVQGAMLELAGL, from the coding sequence ATGGCAGGGATCTCCTTCGGCACCGACGGCTGGCGGGGGATTATGGCCGCCGACTTCACCTTCGCCAACGTGCGCCTGGTGGCGCAGGCCATCGCCGACCACGTTCTGGAAAGGTATCCGGGGGGCGATGGGCGCCGGGTGGTTATCGGCTACGACCACCGCTTCCTGTCGGAGCATTTCGCGGAAGCGGCGGCCGAGGTGTTCGCCGGGCGCGGGCTGCAGGTGCTCCTCGGCGAGCGGGCCATGCCCACGCCGGTCACGGCCTTCACCGTGGTGCACTGCGGGGCGGCCGGCGCGGTGATGCTGACGGCCAGCCACAACCCGCCGGAGTACAACGGGATCAAGTGGATCCCGGAATACGGCGGGCCGGCGCTGCCGGAGGTCACCCGGGAGATCGAGGCGCAGATCCGCCGCCGGGAGGCCGGGGGCGCCGCGGAGCCGGGGAAGCCGGCAGATGGCCGCCGTAGGCCGCCCCGGATCGACCCGCGGGCGGCCTACGGCGAGCACGTGCGCGGGCTGGTGGACGGGGAGGCCATCGGCCGGGCGGGGCTCTCGGTGGTCGTCGACCCCCTGTGGGGGGCGGGCACGGGCTACCTGGAGAGCATCCTCGGGGAAATGGGCGTGCGGGTTAGGGCGCTGCACAACTACCGGGACCCGCTCTTCGGCGGTTCCCTGCCGGACCCGTCCGAGGCGCGGCTGGGCGCCCTGCGGGAGCGCGTCCTGGCGTCCGGGGCCGACCTGGGGCTGGGCCTGGACGGGGACGCCGACCGCCTGGGGATCATTGACCGGGACGGGTCCTTCATCTCCCCGAACCAGCTGCTGGCCCTGGTCTACTACCACCTGCTGGAGGCGCGGGGCGAGCGGGGCCCGGCGGCCAGGACGGTGGCCACGACGCACATGCTGGACCGGCTGGCCGAGGCGCACGGGACGAGGGTTGTCGAGACGCCGGTGGGCTTCAAGTATATCGGGCAGAGCCTGATGGACCGGGGCTGCATTGTCGGCGGGGAGGAGAGCGGGGGGCTGTCCATCCGGGGGCATGTGCCGGAAAAGGACGGCATCCTGGCCGGGCTGCTGGCGGCGGAGATCGCCGCCGTGCACCGGAAGGGCCTGGGGGAGCTCATGCGGGACATCCACGCGCGGCTCGGCCCCCTCTACAGCGGGCGGCGCGACGTCCGCACGACGCCGGAAAAGAAGAAGGAAGTCCTCGAACGGCTGACCGGGCTGCGGCCGGAGCGCCTGGCCGGGCGGACCGTCCGGGGGCGGCTGGACATCGACGGCCTGAAGCTGCTCCTCGACGACGGGGCCTGGGTCCTGGTGCGCGCCTCGGGGACCGAGCCCGTGTTCCGCATCTACGCCGAGGCCCCGGCCCGGGAAGGCGTGGCCGAGGTGCAGGGGGCGATGCTCGAACTCGCCGGCCTCTGA
- a CDS encoding mechanosensitive ion channel: protein MTLNEMMDRLAGWFHLGGMVELGLIIAIYVIGAIAAGWLAGRLWTMILGRIAAKAAGAELDTRLVIISRRPVAVLVFILILQAAKTRLSLLPQWVGSPVFDWLGDFIFAVGAVAAALWLNLVLCTVIDWYLHNIAHRTQTSLDELFLPLARKVLAIVIYFLALTVILSRFDINITGLIATAGVASLALALAAQDTLSNMLAGFMILTDRPFREGDRIEINGGMRGDVLHIGLRSTKILSREGKLVIIPNKDIANSTVINHVLPDSRLRLRIPVGVAYGTDLHRVKEILFEILENHPKVLKEPQPVIWFTEFAESSLNLLIRCWIEDARDQWRVTDGINMSIKERFEQEGIGIPFPQRDIHLFMPEQPRTYC, encoded by the coding sequence ATGACCTTGAACGAAATGATGGATCGCCTGGCGGGATGGTTTCATCTGGGAGGCATGGTCGAGCTGGGCCTGATTATCGCGATCTACGTCATCGGGGCCATTGCGGCAGGCTGGCTGGCCGGACGGCTCTGGACCATGATTCTGGGCCGTATCGCCGCAAAGGCCGCCGGGGCCGAATTGGACACCCGGCTGGTGATCATCTCCCGGCGGCCGGTGGCCGTCCTGGTCTTTATCCTGATTCTCCAGGCGGCGAAGACCCGGCTGTCTCTTCTCCCCCAATGGGTGGGTTCCCCCGTTTTCGACTGGCTGGGCGACTTCATCTTCGCCGTGGGCGCGGTGGCCGCCGCGCTCTGGCTGAACCTCGTACTGTGCACGGTCATCGACTGGTACCTGCACAACATCGCCCACCGTACTCAGACCTCTCTCGACGAACTGTTCTTGCCCCTGGCGCGCAAGGTCCTGGCCATTGTGATCTACTTCCTGGCCCTGACGGTTATCCTCAGCCGTTTTGATATCAACATTACCGGTCTGATCGCCACCGCCGGGGTGGCCTCCCTGGCCCTGGCCCTGGCGGCCCAGGATACCCTCAGCAATATGCTGGCCGGGTTTATGATCCTCACCGACCGGCCCTTCCGGGAAGGGGACCGCATCGAGATTAACGGGGGGATGCGCGGGGATGTCCTGCACATCGGCCTCCGTTCAACGAAGATCCTGAGCCGCGAGGGCAAGCTGGTAATCATCCCGAACAAGGACATCGCCAACTCCACGGTCATTAACCACGTCCTGCCCGACAGCCGGCTGCGGCTGCGCATTCCGGTCGGCGTGGCCTACGGCACCGACCTGCACCGGGTGAAGGAAATCCTCTTTGAGATCCTGGAGAACCACCCCAAGGTTCTAAAGGAGCCTCAACCGGTGATCTGGTTCACGGAATTCGCCGAGTCTTCCTTGAACCTGCTCATCCGTTGCTGGATCGAGGACGCGCGCGACCAGTGGCGGGTGACCGACGGCATCAACATGAGCATCAAGGAGCGCTTCGAGCAGGAAGGGATCGGGATCCCCTTCCCGCAGCGGGACATACACCTCTTTATGCCCGAACAACCTCGGACATACTGCTAA
- the murJ gene encoding murein biosynthesis integral membrane protein MurJ: MSTSRLIFKATLVIALFNLLSRVLGFVREMVIARQFGATAVTDAYLVAYTIPYVLFAILSQALAAVVVPVFTEYAARGERREAWHLSANVINLLFVVLAVLAAVGILAAPLVVKVVAPGLPPETSALAADLSRIMFPTLVFAGVATLFSGFLNANNIFGIPAFSGAVNNIVIIVAALTAGSLFGIRGLAWGTVGGMVLSALVQVPTLRRAGFRFSLGLDWRHPGVQKILVLVMPVTLGISISQAYVIVDRILASLLPEGSIAALNYATKLVQLPVSLFVLAVSTAVFPSLTQWVAEGRLDEVSSAMRRAMRIIILVTIPAGVGLMVLRTPIIRLLFERGAFDARATEMTAVAVFFYASGLVALAANILLTRGFYAFQDTKTPVRMLGINIAANIILSLILIRPMGLGGLALAAVLSALLNTFLLVRHLDRRLPGLWHASWLGFTARVVLAAGALAWAAQAADAALAGAAASLGTAGLALRVAAGITAGLAAYAAACVALRFEEVGLARRELENLTRRLHRAAFSRAR, translated from the coding sequence TTGTCGACAAGCCGTCTGATCTTTAAGGCAACGCTGGTGATCGCCCTCTTCAACCTGCTCTCCCGCGTCCTGGGCTTCGTCCGGGAGATGGTCATCGCCCGCCAGTTCGGAGCCACCGCCGTCACCGATGCCTACCTGGTGGCCTACACGATCCCCTACGTCCTCTTCGCCATCCTTTCGCAGGCCCTGGCGGCGGTCGTGGTCCCGGTCTTCACTGAGTACGCCGCCCGGGGCGAGCGGAGGGAGGCCTGGCACCTTTCGGCCAACGTTATCAACCTGCTCTTTGTGGTCCTGGCCGTGCTCGCCGCCGTCGGCATCCTGGCCGCGCCGCTGGTGGTAAAGGTGGTGGCCCCCGGCCTGCCGCCGGAGACGTCCGCCCTGGCGGCCGATCTGTCCCGGATCATGTTCCCCACCCTGGTCTTCGCCGGGGTGGCCACTCTGTTCTCCGGTTTCCTCAACGCGAATAACATCTTCGGCATCCCGGCCTTCAGCGGCGCGGTGAACAACATCGTGATCATCGTCGCGGCGCTGACCGCCGGCAGCCTCTTCGGCATCCGTGGCCTGGCCTGGGGCACGGTGGGCGGGATGGTCCTCTCGGCGCTGGTACAGGTGCCCACCCTGCGGCGGGCGGGGTTCCGGTTCAGTCTCGGTCTGGACTGGCGGCACCCCGGGGTGCAAAAGATCCTGGTCCTGGTCATGCCGGTCACCCTGGGCATCTCGATCAGCCAGGCTTACGTGATCGTGGACCGCATCCTGGCCTCGCTTCTCCCCGAGGGCAGCATCGCCGCCCTCAACTACGCCACCAAGCTGGTGCAGCTGCCGGTCAGCCTGTTCGTCCTGGCTGTGAGCACGGCGGTCTTCCCCTCGCTGACCCAATGGGTGGCCGAGGGGCGCCTGGACGAGGTCTCCAGTGCCATGCGGCGTGCGATGCGGATCATCATCCTGGTTACCATCCCCGCCGGTGTGGGACTGATGGTCCTGCGCACGCCGATCATTCGCCTCCTGTTCGAGCGGGGCGCCTTCGACGCGCGGGCGACGGAGATGACGGCGGTGGCGGTCTTCTTCTACGCCTCCGGGTTGGTGGCCCTGGCGGCCAACATCCTGCTGACGCGGGGCTTTTACGCCTTCCAGGACACGAAGACCCCGGTCCGCATGCTCGGGATCAACATTGCCGCCAACATCATCCTGAGCCTCATCCTCATCCGACCGATGGGACTCGGGGGGCTGGCCCTGGCGGCGGTGCTCTCGGCCCTGCTGAACACCTTCCTCCTGGTCCGGCACCTGGACCGGCGCCTGCCCGGGCTCTGGCACGCCTCCTGGCTGGGCTTCACGGCGAGGGTGGTGCTGGCTGCGGGCGCCCTGGCCTGGGCGGCGCAGGCCGCCGATGCGGCCCTGGCGGGGGCCGCCGCCTCCCTGGGGACGGCCGGCCTCGCCCTGCGGGTCGCGGCGGGCATCACGGCGGGCCTGGCGGCCTACGCCGCAGCCTGCGTTGCCCTGCGCTTTGAGGAGGTGGGCCTGGCACGGCGCGAGCTGGAGAACCTGACCAGGCGCCTCCACCGGGCGGCCTTTTCCCGCGCGCGCTAG